A region of Streptomyces sp. TG1A-60 DNA encodes the following proteins:
- a CDS encoding metallophosphoesterase family protein, with protein MPEQHEYLREKLSRRVALAAGAVASGLLAGCSGSADAPAKRRSSPPAPAPATGEVHGSVVVPFGRRLAFGADPKAQMRISWQVPFAVRKPYVRVGLKPWELSRKIEAEVRDLRTPPLSKKLPSVDQYYVHAALDGLRPGTTYYYGVGHEGFDPADRLETLGTFTTAPAKAESFVFTAFGDQGVSYDALACDQVLLGQNPAFHLHAGDICYADTTGHGKEDDVYDARVWDQFLAQTESVAKSVPWMVSYGNHDMEAWYSPDGYGGQLARWSLPENGFDPRKAPGVYSFVYGNVGVVSLDANDVSYEIPANLGYTDGRQTKWLDRRLGELRASDAVDFVVVFFHHCVYSTSTHASDGGLRDAWLPLFAKHQVDLVINGHNHVYERTDAVKEGTVGRQVPVGASTDPTRDGIVYVTAGGGGKGLYGFPEGVTDSYEGHVEKAAEREPVESYHWTASRERKSETVEWSRVRYTGFSFLSVAVEAGAAPRLTVSALAQSGARIDHFEVRRGA; from the coding sequence ATGCCGGAGCAGCACGAGTACCTGCGCGAGAAGCTCTCCCGGCGCGTCGCGCTGGCGGCCGGCGCGGTGGCGAGCGGGCTGCTGGCCGGCTGCTCGGGGTCCGCGGACGCGCCGGCGAAGAGGCGGTCGTCCCCGCCCGCACCGGCCCCGGCCACCGGCGAGGTTCACGGCTCGGTCGTGGTCCCCTTCGGCCGCCGGCTGGCTTTCGGCGCCGACCCGAAGGCACAGATGCGGATCTCCTGGCAGGTCCCGTTCGCCGTCCGGAAGCCGTACGTCCGGGTCGGGCTGAAGCCGTGGGAACTGAGCCGGAAGATCGAGGCCGAGGTCCGGGACCTGCGCACCCCGCCCCTGTCGAAGAAGCTGCCGTCGGTCGACCAGTACTACGTGCACGCGGCGCTCGACGGTCTGAGGCCCGGCACGACGTACTACTACGGTGTCGGCCACGAGGGCTTCGACCCGGCCGACCGGCTGGAGACGCTGGGCACCTTCACCACCGCCCCCGCGAAGGCGGAGTCGTTCGTCTTCACCGCCTTCGGCGACCAGGGCGTCAGCTACGACGCCCTCGCGTGCGACCAGGTCCTCCTCGGCCAGAACCCGGCCTTCCACCTGCACGCCGGCGACATCTGCTACGCGGACACCACCGGCCACGGCAAGGAGGACGACGTCTACGACGCCCGCGTCTGGGACCAGTTCCTCGCCCAGACCGAGTCGGTCGCCAAGTCGGTGCCGTGGATGGTCTCGTACGGCAACCACGACATGGAGGCCTGGTACTCCCCCGACGGCTACGGCGGCCAACTCGCCCGCTGGTCACTGCCGGAGAACGGCTTCGACCCGCGCAAGGCACCGGGGGTCTACTCCTTCGTCTACGGCAACGTCGGCGTCGTCTCGCTGGACGCGAACGACGTGTCGTACGAGATCCCGGCCAATCTCGGTTACACCGACGGCAGGCAGACGAAGTGGCTGGACCGGCGGCTCGGCGAGCTGCGGGCGTCCGACGCGGTGGACTTCGTCGTCGTCTTCTTCCACCACTGCGTGTACTCGACGTCCACGCACGCCTCGGACGGCGGTCTGCGCGACGCCTGGCTGCCGCTCTTCGCCAAGCACCAGGTCGACCTCGTCATCAACGGCCACAACCACGTCTACGAGCGCACCGACGCCGTCAAGGAAGGCACGGTGGGCCGGCAGGTGCCGGTGGGCGCGTCGACCGATCCGACGCGGGACGGGATCGTGTACGTCACGGCGGGCGGGGGCGGCAAGGGCCTGTACGGGTTCCCGGAGGGCGTGACGGACAGCTACGAGGGGCACGTCGAGAAGGCCGCCGAGCGCGAGCCCGTGGAGTCGTACCACTGGACCGCGTCACGGGAGAGGAAGTCGGAGACGGTGGAATGGTCGCGGGTGCGCTACACCGGCTTCTCGTTCCTGTCCGTGGCGGTGGAGGCGGGCGCCGCTCCTCGCCTCACGGTCTCGGCACTGGCCCAGTCCGGGGCGCGGATCGACCATTTCGAGGTGCGGCGCGGCGCCTGA
- a CDS encoding 3-isopropylmalate dehydrogenase, which yields MSRSLNLAVIPGDGIGQEVVAQGLKVLSAVLPQDVKLETEEYDFGAQRYHATGETLTDADLDSLKRHDAILLGAIGDPSVPSGVLERGFLLKLRFAFDHHVNLRPSKLLPGVATPLAGQPEIDFVVVREGTEGPYTGNGGTIRKGTEHEVATEVSVNTAFGVERVVRDAFARAQARPRKKLTLVHKNNVLTFAGHLWTNLFNKVAAEFPDVTTDYIHVDAATIYLVTDPARFDVIVTDNLFGDIITDLAAAVSGGIGVAASGNINPSGEFPSMFEPVHGSAPDIAGQGKADPSATVLSVALLLRHLGYEPEAARIEEAVSADLAERGELPARSTDEIGDALAVRVAG from the coding sequence ATGTCTCGCAGCCTCAATCTCGCAGTGATCCCCGGTGACGGCATCGGTCAGGAAGTCGTGGCCCAGGGGCTCAAGGTCCTCTCCGCCGTCCTTCCGCAGGATGTGAAGCTGGAGACCGAGGAGTACGACTTCGGCGCCCAGCGCTACCACGCCACCGGTGAGACCCTCACCGACGCCGACCTCGACTCGCTGAAGCGGCACGACGCGATCCTGCTCGGCGCGATCGGCGACCCGAGCGTCCCCTCCGGGGTCCTGGAGCGCGGCTTCCTGCTCAAGCTCCGCTTCGCCTTCGACCACCACGTGAACCTGCGTCCGTCGAAGCTGCTCCCGGGGGTCGCCACCCCGCTCGCCGGCCAGCCCGAGATCGACTTCGTCGTGGTCCGCGAGGGTACCGAGGGCCCGTACACCGGCAACGGCGGCACGATCCGCAAGGGCACCGAGCACGAGGTCGCCACCGAGGTCTCCGTGAACACGGCCTTCGGTGTCGAGCGCGTGGTCCGCGACGCGTTCGCCCGCGCCCAGGCCCGCCCGCGCAAGAAGCTCACCCTCGTCCACAAGAACAACGTGCTGACCTTCGCCGGTCACCTGTGGACGAACCTCTTCAACAAGGTGGCCGCGGAGTTCCCCGACGTCACCACCGACTACATCCACGTCGACGCGGCGACGATCTACCTCGTCACCGACCCGGCCCGCTTCGACGTGATCGTCACCGACAACCTCTTCGGCGACATCATCACCGACCTCGCCGCGGCCGTCTCCGGCGGCATCGGCGTCGCGGCCTCCGGCAACATCAACCCGTCCGGAGAGTTCCCGTCCATGTTCGAGCCCGTGCACGGCTCGGCCCCGGACATCGCCGGCCAGGGCAAGGCCGACCCGTCCGCCACGGTCCTGTCCGTCGCCCTGCTCCTGCGCCACCTCGGCTACGAGCCCGAGGCCGCGCGCATCGAGGAGGCCGTCTCCGCCGACCTCGCGGAGCGCGGCGAACTGCCCGCCCGTTCGACGGACGAGATCGGCGACGCCCTCGCCGTACGAGTAGCCGGCTGA
- a CDS encoding helix-turn-helix domain-containing protein encodes MTGVGGTGTGGGGGGRGEYQELVDEISGLLGAPATLENRDFELIAFGAYDSEGDLDPSALDPVRTRSILSRRSTAAVREWFEGFGITRATAPVRIPPTPEAGVLRGRICLPVRHRGVVLGYVWLLDGDPGPTDGQLSAAMAVASRIGALLADEAQAGADLTRELRAVLTAERGWERDMAVAELRTALGPRGDGVHTMVCVAPWPSGDPGDAPSFRTVAGVTALCTVPWGGADQCLALLVRLRATDVPAPALTAATRLLERAGPAAAAGVAGVRTGLAELDTAWREASAAARAVLAESRLGPIAEWRSIGPYRLLTALPPHAPEDPAVRPLLTSAHRELARTAEVFLDCAGQAGRTAAELAIHRQTLYYRLSRVEQLTGLDLDDGEDRLLLHMALKGARLRGTRRGGANARF; translated from the coding sequence GTGACAGGCGTAGGCGGTACCGGTACCGGTGGCGGCGGTGGCGGGCGCGGCGAGTACCAGGAGCTCGTCGACGAGATCTCGGGGCTGCTCGGCGCTCCGGCGACGCTGGAGAACCGCGACTTCGAGCTGATCGCCTTCGGCGCGTACGACAGTGAGGGCGACCTCGACCCGTCGGCCCTGGACCCCGTGCGCACCCGCTCGATCCTGTCGCGCCGCTCGACGGCGGCGGTGCGGGAGTGGTTCGAGGGCTTCGGCATCACACGGGCGACCGCCCCGGTCCGGATCCCGCCCACCCCCGAGGCGGGGGTTCTGCGCGGCCGTATCTGTCTGCCGGTACGCCATCGGGGTGTCGTCCTCGGTTACGTCTGGCTGCTGGACGGCGACCCGGGCCCCACCGACGGGCAACTGTCCGCCGCGATGGCGGTCGCCTCCCGCATCGGCGCCCTCCTCGCCGACGAGGCCCAGGCGGGCGCCGACCTCACCCGGGAGCTGCGTGCGGTGCTCACCGCCGAGCGCGGCTGGGAGCGCGATATGGCCGTCGCGGAGCTGCGCACGGCCCTCGGACCGCGCGGCGACGGCGTCCACACGATGGTGTGTGTGGCCCCCTGGCCGTCCGGCGACCCGGGCGACGCCCCGTCCTTCCGTACGGTGGCGGGGGTGACCGCGCTGTGCACGGTGCCGTGGGGCGGGGCCGACCAGTGCCTGGCCCTGCTGGTGCGGCTCCGCGCGACGGACGTACCGGCCCCGGCGCTCACCGCCGCCACCCGGCTACTGGAGCGCGCGGGCCCGGCCGCGGCGGCCGGGGTGGCGGGCGTCCGTACGGGCCTCGCCGAACTGGACACCGCCTGGCGCGAGGCCTCGGCGGCGGCCCGTGCGGTGCTGGCGGAGTCCCGCCTCGGTCCGATCGCCGAGTGGCGCTCCATCGGCCCGTACCGCCTGCTGACCGCCCTCCCCCCGCACGCTCCCGAGGACCCGGCCGTGCGTCCCCTGCTCACCTCCGCCCACCGCGAACTCGCCCGCACCGCCGAGGTGTTCCTCGACTGCGCCGGCCAGGCCGGCCGCACCGCCGCCGAGCTCGCCATCCACCGCCAGACCCTCTACTACCGCCTCTCCCGGGTGGAACAGCTCACCGGCCTCGACCTGGACGACGGCGAGGACCGCCTCCTCCTGCACATGGCACTGAAGGGGGCGCGGCTCCGAGGCACCCGCCGGGGTGGCGCGAATGCACGCTTCTGA
- a CDS encoding ABC transporter substrate-binding protein, with translation MRLPARFVPLTAVTTAASALLTGCFSSTGPAEDSAAGEGRRIRVAMMQPPRSGLTPLSDDAFKLSRWSTAETLVKLNAEGDAQPALATEWKQSGKNWTFTLREGVTFHDGTKLTGEAVVKSLTVAAAASPKPRILDGVDLTAKADGDTVTVTTATEDPLVPQRLSSPQLSILAAKAYDGKTVDPVGAGTGPFELTKVNGTSSASLDRYDDYWDGRAKAPGIDVKFVPDGTARAASLRSGEADIVESVPVSQAAVLDQDLITEVPMPRTNTLYLNTEKGVFTDASLRAAAREALDTKSIVEGVYEGRADVAEGLLGPALPWAAELRSTVKRAEAGDPAGKSITIGTFTDRAELPEVAAALQQQLQKAGFKVKLDVREYANIESDALAGEFDAFILSRATVLDSGDPAAYLYSDFASDGSFNISQLADKTVDKALDKASDTAAGDARRQAVIDAEAAVLRTDAAVPMLHERVIQGDAAGVVDAAHDPRERELVTADTYVK, from the coding sequence GTGCGCCTCCCCGCCCGTTTCGTCCCTCTCACCGCGGTCACCACCGCGGCCTCCGCCCTGCTCACGGGCTGCTTCTCGTCGACGGGCCCGGCGGAGGACTCCGCCGCCGGGGAGGGCAGGCGGATCCGTGTCGCGATGATGCAGCCGCCCCGCTCGGGCCTGACGCCGCTGTCCGACGACGCGTTCAAGCTGTCGCGGTGGTCGACCGCGGAGACCCTGGTGAAGCTGAACGCGGAGGGCGACGCGCAGCCCGCGCTGGCCACCGAGTGGAAGCAGTCGGGCAAGAACTGGACGTTCACGCTCCGGGAGGGGGTGACCTTCCACGACGGGACGAAGCTGACCGGCGAGGCCGTCGTGAAGTCCCTCACCGTGGCGGCCGCCGCCTCCCCCAAACCCCGCATCCTCGACGGCGTCGACCTGACGGCGAAGGCCGACGGTGACACCGTCACCGTCACCACGGCCACCGAGGACCCGCTGGTCCCGCAGCGCCTCAGCTCGCCGCAGCTGTCGATCCTCGCGGCGAAGGCGTACGACGGGAAGACAGTCGATCCGGTGGGCGCCGGCACCGGCCCCTTCGAACTGACCAAGGTCAACGGCACCTCCTCCGCCTCCCTCGACCGCTACGACGACTACTGGGACGGCAGGGCGAAGGCCCCCGGCATCGACGTGAAGTTCGTGCCGGACGGCACCGCCCGCGCGGCCTCCCTGCGCAGCGGCGAGGCCGACATCGTCGAGTCGGTCCCCGTGTCGCAGGCCGCCGTACTCGACCAGGACCTGATCACCGAGGTCCCGATGCCCCGCACCAACACCCTCTACCTGAACACCGAGAAGGGCGTTTTCACGGACGCCTCCCTGCGCGCCGCCGCCCGCGAGGCCCTCGACACCAAGTCGATCGTCGAGGGTGTGTACGAGGGCCGTGCCGACGTGGCCGAGGGGCTGCTCGGGCCCGCGCTCCCCTGGGCCGCCGAGCTGCGGTCGACGGTGAAGCGCGCCGAGGCCGGTGACCCCGCCGGCAAGTCGATCACCATCGGTACGTTCACCGACCGCGCCGAACTGCCCGAGGTCGCCGCCGCGCTCCAGCAGCAGCTGCAGAAAGCCGGGTTCAAGGTGAAGCTCGACGTACGCGAATACGCCAACATCGAATCCGACGCGCTGGCGGGCGAGTTCGACGCCTTCATCCTCTCCCGCGCGACCGTACTCGACTCCGGCGACCCGGCCGCGTACCTCTACAGCGACTTCGCCTCCGACGGCTCCTTCAACATCTCCCAGCTCGCCGACAAGACCGTCGACAAGGCCCTCGACAAAGCCTCCGACACCGCCGCCGGCGATGCCCGCCGCCAGGCCGTCATCGACGCCGAGGCCGCCGTCCTGCGCACCGACGCCGCCGTGCCGATGCTCCACGAGCGCGTCATCCAGGGCGACGCCGCCGGAGTCGTGGACGCGGCGCACGACCCGCGCGAGCGGGAGCTGGTCACGGCGGACACCTACGTCAAGTGA
- a CDS encoding ABC transporter ATP-binding protein — MTSDDVLLSVRDLRIAFDGVEAVRGLSFDVRPREVLALVGESGAGKSLTARALLGMLPKGATTSGTVRLRGATDLAAQRGRRIALVPQDALSALSPVHPVGDQLAAAVRSVAGVSRKEARARAVAALDRVGIPDAARKGRAYPHEYSGGMRQRAVIAMATINEPDVVVADEPTTALDAELREQVLRVLGEQREAVGAALVLVTHDLGVVRGHADRVLVMYAGRQVEQGTAKGVLGHPRAPYTVGLLASLPPDDGDTGAGAGAGAGAGAGAGDDPLPGARRRLRRLPSIPGSPPAPDALPPGCAFAPRCPLVEDRCRREEPPLWAADTGHEVACHRWNEVPHPTTELFLEQPA; from the coding sequence TTGACGTCTGACGACGTACTGCTGTCGGTGCGCGACCTGCGGATCGCGTTCGACGGGGTGGAGGCCGTGCGCGGTCTGTCCTTCGACGTCCGCCCGCGCGAAGTCCTCGCCCTCGTGGGCGAGTCGGGCGCGGGCAAGTCCCTCACGGCGCGGGCCCTGCTCGGGATGCTGCCCAAGGGCGCGACGACGAGCGGAACCGTACGGCTGCGTGGTGCGACGGATCTCGCCGCCCAGCGTGGCCGCCGTATCGCCCTCGTCCCCCAGGACGCCCTCTCCGCGCTCTCCCCCGTGCACCCCGTGGGCGACCAACTCGCCGCCGCCGTACGGTCGGTGGCCGGCGTCTCACGCAAGGAGGCCCGCGCCCGCGCGGTCGCCGCGCTCGACCGGGTGGGGATCCCCGACGCCGCACGCAAGGGGCGGGCGTATCCGCACGAGTACTCCGGCGGTATGCGCCAGCGCGCCGTGATCGCCATGGCGACGATCAACGAACCCGACGTCGTCGTCGCCGACGAACCCACGACCGCCCTCGACGCGGAGCTCCGGGAACAGGTGCTCCGGGTTCTCGGCGAGCAGCGCGAGGCTGTCGGCGCCGCGCTCGTGCTGGTCACCCACGACCTGGGCGTGGTCCGGGGACATGCCGACCGCGTGCTGGTCATGTACGCCGGCCGCCAGGTCGAACAGGGCACGGCGAAAGGGGTACTGGGCCACCCCCGGGCGCCGTACACGGTGGGGCTGCTGGCGTCACTGCCACCGGACGACGGCGACACTGGTGCTGGTGCTGGTGCTGGTGCTGGTGCTGGTGCTGGTGCTGGTGACGATCCACTGCCCGGTGCGCGTCGGCGTCTCCGTCGGCTGCCCTCCATCCCCGGCTCTCCTCCCGCCCCCGACGCGCTCCCGCCCGGCTGCGCCTTCGCGCCGCGCTGTCCGCTCGTCGAGGACCGCTGCCGTCGCGAGGAACCGCCGCTGTGGGCGGCCGACACCGGCCATGAGGTCGCCTGCCACCGCTGGAACGAAGTCCCGCACCCCACAACCGAGTTGTTCCTGGAGCAGCCCGCATGA
- the pruA gene encoding L-glutamate gamma-semialdehyde dehydrogenase: MDAVTQVPTPVNEPVHGYAPGSPERARLEVKLKELAENPIDLPMTIGGEKRMGGGERFDVVQPHNHKARLGTYGNATRQDAQDAVDAALAAAPAWRAMAFDDRAAIILRAAELLAGPWRETLAASTMLGQSKTAQQAEIDTPCELIDFWRFNVQYARDLLAGQPPANSPGVWNRLDHRPLEGFVYAITPFNFTAIAGNLPTAPALMGNVVVWKPSPTQTHAAVLLMRLLEEAGLPKGVINLVTGDGIEVSEVALNHRDLAGIHFTGSTKTFQYLWKTVGNNIEKYRSYPRLVGETGGKDFVVAHPSADQAILKTALTRGAFEYQGQKCSATSRAYIPASIWNSGFKEEFAAEVDYLTMGDVTDLSNFIGAVIDERAFAKNKAAIDRAKSDPACTIVAGGSYDDSVGYFVRPTVVECADPENEVFTTEYFGPFLAVHVYEDDAYEKMLTQMESVSAYALTGSVISGDRAAAAYTMDKLRYAAGNFYINDKCTGAVVGQQPFGGGRASGTNDKAGAPQNLMRWTLTRAIKETLVPPTDYTYPHMG, from the coding sequence ATGGACGCTGTGACCCAGGTCCCCACCCCCGTCAACGAGCCGGTGCACGGCTATGCCCCCGGCTCGCCCGAGCGCGCCCGGCTGGAGGTCAAGCTGAAGGAGCTGGCCGAGAACCCGATCGACCTGCCGATGACCATCGGCGGCGAGAAGCGGATGGGTGGCGGCGAACGCTTCGACGTCGTGCAGCCGCACAACCACAAGGCCCGCCTCGGCACGTACGGCAACGCCACCCGGCAGGACGCCCAGGACGCCGTCGACGCGGCGCTCGCCGCCGCGCCCGCCTGGCGCGCGATGGCCTTCGACGACCGCGCCGCGATCATCCTGCGCGCCGCCGAACTGCTGGCCGGCCCCTGGCGCGAGACGCTGGCCGCCTCCACCATGCTCGGCCAGTCGAAGACCGCCCAGCAGGCCGAGATCGACACGCCCTGCGAGCTGATCGACTTCTGGCGCTTCAATGTCCAGTACGCCCGCGACCTGCTCGCCGGGCAGCCCCCGGCGAACTCCCCGGGCGTCTGGAACCGCCTCGACCACCGCCCGCTGGAGGGCTTCGTCTACGCGATCACCCCGTTCAACTTCACGGCGATCGCGGGCAACCTGCCGACCGCGCCGGCCCTCATGGGCAACGTGGTCGTGTGGAAGCCCTCCCCGACGCAGACCCACGCGGCCGTCCTCCTCATGCGGCTGCTGGAGGAGGCCGGACTGCCCAAGGGAGTCATCAACCTCGTCACCGGCGACGGCATCGAGGTGTCCGAGGTCGCCCTGAACCACCGTGACCTCGCCGGCATCCACTTCACCGGCTCGACCAAGACCTTCCAGTACCTGTGGAAGACGGTCGGCAACAACATCGAGAAGTACCGCTCCTACCCGCGTCTGGTCGGCGAGACCGGCGGCAAGGACTTCGTGGTCGCCCACCCCAGCGCCGACCAGGCGATCCTCAAGACCGCGCTGACCCGCGGTGCCTTCGAGTACCAGGGCCAGAAGTGCTCGGCGACCTCCCGGGCCTACATCCCGGCGTCGATCTGGAACTCCGGTTTCAAGGAGGAGTTCGCCGCCGAGGTCGACTACCTGACCATGGGGGATGTCACGGACCTCTCCAACTTCATCGGTGCCGTCATCGACGAGCGCGCCTTCGCCAAGAACAAGGCCGCGATCGACCGCGCGAAGTCCGACCCGGCCTGCACGATCGTCGCGGGCGGCTCCTACGACGACTCGGTGGGCTATTTCGTCCGCCCGACCGTCGTCGAGTGCGCCGACCCGGAGAACGAGGTCTTCACCACGGAGTACTTCGGTCCGTTCCTCGCCGTGCACGTCTACGAGGACGACGCCTACGAGAAGATGCTGACCCAGATGGAGTCGGTGTCCGCCTACGCGCTCACCGGCTCGGTCATCTCCGGTGACCGCGCGGCGGCGGCGTACACGATGGACAAGCTCCGCTACGCGGCCGGCAACTTCTACATCAACGACAAGTGCACCGGCGCCGTCGTCGGCCAGCAGCCCTTCGGCGGGGGCCGCGCCTCCGGCACCAACGACAAGGCCGGCGCCCCGCAGAACCTGATGCGCTGGACCCTGACCCGCGCCATCAAGGAGACCCTGGTCCCGCCGACGGACTACACGTACCCGCACATGGGCTGA
- a CDS encoding proline dehydrogenase family protein, with amino-acid sequence MLGPVILAASRSDRMRRMIAAAPVTKQVVDRFIPGERVDDIVPVVRSLTDQGLEVTLDVVGEDITRPEQAAAARDAYLELVDRLKQLELGERAEMSVKLSLFGQALPGGHGLALANVRPVVEAAAAIGTTVTLDAEDHTTLDSMFAIHDELRRDFPQTGCVIQSYLFRTESDARRLAENGSRVRLVKGAYKEPASVAFQQKAEIDKAYVRVLKILMAGEGYPMIGSHDPRLIALTQELARRAGRKLDEYEFQMLFGIRTDEHLRLAAEGHRMRVYTAYGTDWYGYFMRRLAEKPANLRFFARSMMTRG; translated from the coding sequence GTGCTGGGTCCCGTGATTCTCGCCGCGTCGCGCAGCGACCGGATGCGCCGCATGATCGCGGCGGCGCCTGTGACCAAGCAGGTCGTCGACCGTTTCATCCCCGGCGAACGGGTCGACGACATCGTCCCGGTCGTGCGGAGTCTCACCGACCAGGGCCTCGAAGTGACGCTGGACGTCGTCGGCGAGGACATCACCCGCCCCGAGCAGGCCGCCGCCGCCCGCGACGCCTACCTGGAGCTGGTCGACCGGCTGAAGCAGCTGGAGCTCGGCGAGCGCGCCGAGATGTCGGTGAAGCTGTCCCTGTTCGGACAGGCGCTCCCCGGCGGGCACGGGCTGGCGCTCGCCAACGTCCGCCCGGTCGTCGAGGCCGCCGCCGCGATCGGTACGACGGTCACGCTCGACGCGGAGGACCACACCACCCTCGACTCGATGTTCGCCATCCACGACGAACTGCGCCGGGACTTCCCGCAGACCGGCTGCGTCATCCAGTCCTACCTCTTCCGCACCGAGTCCGACGCCCGCCGGCTCGCCGAGAACGGCAGTCGCGTCCGGCTGGTCAAGGGCGCCTACAAGGAGCCCGCCTCCGTCGCCTTCCAACAGAAGGCCGAGATCGACAAGGCGTACGTACGCGTTCTGAAGATCCTCATGGCGGGGGAGGGGTACCCGATGATCGGGTCCCACGACCCGCGCCTCATCGCCCTCACCCAGGAACTCGCCCGCCGTGCGGGGCGCAAACTCGACGAGTACGAGTTCCAGATGCTGTTCGGCATCCGCACCGACGAACACCTGCGGCTCGCCGCCGAGGGGCATCGGATGCGCGTCTACACCGCGTACGGCACCGACTGGTACGGCTACTTCATGCGACGGTTGGCGGAGAAGCCGGCCAATCTGCGCTTCTTCGCCCGCAGCATGATGACCCGAGGCTGA
- a CDS encoding ABC transporter permease subunit: MKRSVRKSVGPSGSARFVCLIAVLAVVGLLPWLSGRDPALTVLRARSAEQEATPEALAAIREDLGLGAGPLSLLGDWASGLLRGDLGTSWVSGTDVLPSVVSGLQVSLGLMGAAFAVAVLLACALVAPVLVRSRGSAGAFAAMLAAVPEFLLATVALLVCGVWLGWLPTAGWAGPEYLVLPAIALGVPAGGLLGRLVADALPAVLDERWVELWRGAGVGRARVWTAALRRVLPPLVPQFGMVAVGLTGGAVAVETVFAVPGIGRTALGAAKSQDLPLLQGSVLVLLTLGLVAGALAALVRRRLLGPALRDAGLTLPPARPVRTHPAVPLALAAVLLVTIGWGLLRDPYAVDTTARLLPPSWVHPLGTDGLGRDVLARLGHGAASTVGTAAAVCALSLLVSLALGFVPGVAAGAADIANALPPVIVGILVAAAAGPGTGGAALAVAVISWPALSAHAAALVQEVRASTFLTAQRAIGASPSWILTRHVLPSVAGPVARHAVLRLPGIALALAALGFLGLGAQPPTPEWGLLLDESRAYVERAPWAALAPAVALALLAGLAVSGAAYAEGQRGRRTGRRRAVKATRTVQNPTNTTSVKTVAEEAPVDV; this comes from the coding sequence GTGAAGCGTTCCGTAAGGAAGTCGGTCGGCCCCTCCGGGTCGGCCCGCTTCGTCTGTCTGATCGCCGTGCTGGCCGTCGTGGGTCTGCTGCCGTGGCTGTCCGGCCGTGACCCCGCGCTGACCGTGCTGCGCGCCCGGTCCGCCGAGCAGGAGGCCACTCCCGAGGCCCTGGCCGCGATCCGCGAGGACCTGGGCCTGGGCGCCGGTCCCCTTTCCCTGCTGGGGGACTGGGCCTCCGGCCTGCTGCGCGGTGACCTCGGCACGTCGTGGGTCTCCGGCACCGACGTGCTCCCCTCGGTCGTCTCCGGCCTCCAGGTCTCCCTCGGTCTCATGGGCGCCGCCTTCGCCGTCGCGGTGCTGCTGGCCTGCGCGCTGGTCGCCCCGGTGCTCGTCCGGAGCCGGGGGTCGGCCGGCGCGTTCGCCGCGATGCTCGCCGCCGTGCCCGAATTCCTGCTGGCCACGGTCGCGTTGCTGGTGTGCGGGGTGTGGCTGGGCTGGCTGCCGACGGCGGGCTGGGCGGGACCCGAGTACCTGGTCCTGCCCGCGATCGCCCTCGGCGTCCCGGCCGGCGGTCTGCTGGGCCGCCTGGTCGCGGACGCGCTGCCCGCCGTGCTCGACGAACGCTGGGTGGAGCTGTGGCGCGGCGCGGGCGTGGGCCGGGCCCGCGTCTGGACCGCCGCGCTGCGCCGCGTACTGCCGCCCCTGGTACCGCAGTTCGGCATGGTCGCCGTCGGCCTGACGGGCGGCGCCGTCGCCGTGGAGACGGTGTTCGCGGTGCCCGGCATCGGCCGTACGGCACTGGGCGCCGCCAAGTCCCAGGACCTTCCCCTCCTGCAGGGCTCGGTCCTCGTCCTCCTCACGCTGGGCCTGGTCGCCGGCGCCCTGGCCGCACTCGTCCGGCGCCGGCTCCTCGGCCCGGCCCTGCGCGACGCGGGCCTCACCCTCCCGCCGGCCCGCCCGGTCCGCACCCACCCGGCGGTACCCCTGGCCCTGGCGGCCGTCCTCCTGGTCACCATCGGCTGGGGCCTGCTGCGCGACCCGTACGCCGTGGACACCACCGCCCGTCTCCTCCCGCCGTCCTGGGTGCACCCGCTCGGCACGGACGGGCTCGGCCGTGACGTGCTGGCCCGCCTCGGCCACGGCGCCGCCTCCACGGTCGGCACCGCCGCGGCGGTCTGCGCGCTGAGTCTGCTGGTGTCCCTGGCGCTCGGCTTCGTGCCCGGCGTGGCCGCGGGCGCGGCGGACATCGCCAACGCCCTGCCCCCGGTGATCGTCGGCATCCTCGTCGCCGCGGCGGCCGGCCCCGGCACGGGCGGCGCGGCCCTCGCCGTGGCCGTGATCTCCTGGCCGGCCCTGTCCGCCCACGCGGCGGCACTGGTCCAGGAGGTCCGCGCGTCCACGTTCCTGACCGCCCAACGGGCCATCGGGGCGAGCCCGTCATGGATCCTCACCCGGCACGTCCTGCCGTCCGTCGCCGGGCCGGTCGCCCGCCACGCCGTCCTCCGCCTCCCGGGCATCGCCCTGGCCCTCGCCGCCCTCGGCTTCCTGGGGCTGGGCGCCCAACCGCCCACACCCGAGTGGGGGTTGCTCCTCGACGAGTCCCGCGCGTACGTGGAACGCGCCCCGTGGGCGGCCCTCGCCCCGGCGGTCGCCCTGGCCCTGCTGGCCGGGCTGGCGGTGTCGGGTGCGGCGTACGCGGAGGGGCAGCGCGGCCGGAGGACCGGCCGGCGCCGTGCCGTGAAAGCCACGAGGACCGTTCAGAACCCTACGAACACGACCAGCGTGAAGACCGTGGCGGAGGAGGCCCCCGTTGACGTCTGA